The Blastocatellia bacterium genome has a segment encoding these proteins:
- a CDS encoding DUF1634 domain-containing protein produces MNATSERLNLLLARLLLGCIWGSLVLLTVGVILVVIENPRQIHPLPLLSPAELLSRMRIARGEVLVNLGLLVILLTPIVRVVTLAIYFLTRKEGKYGLVSLLTLFLLLSDLFAALR; encoded by the coding sequence ATGAACGCGACATCGGAGCGGCTGAATCTGCTTTTGGCGCGGCTTCTGCTCGGCTGCATCTGGGGGAGCCTTGTGTTGCTGACTGTGGGGGTGATACTGGTGGTGATCGAGAACCCTCGTCAGATTCATCCGCTTCCTCTGTTGAGTCCGGCTGAGCTTCTCTCCCGCATGAGAATCGCGCGAGGAGAAGTGCTGGTCAATCTGGGATTGCTGGTGATCCTTCTCACGCCCATTGTTCGGGTGGTGACGCTGGCCATCTACTTCCTCACCCGCAAAGAAGGGAAATACGGGCTCGTCTCGTTGCTCACTCTTTTTCTCCTGCTGTCCGATCTTTTCGCTGCCCTGCGGTAA
- a CDS encoding RNA polymerase sigma factor, which translates to MDGTMCSEAAQGILDWQLVRASAAGDEQAFEQLYRRYSRRVYSLCLRILGNPADAEDVTQEVFLQLFRKLGTFRGDAAFTTWLHRMTVNAALMHLRKSVVRHEEAQADEQIRGLTDARAHERGALPLIDRIALERAIQQLPPGYRTVFVLHDVEGYEHEEIARMLGISVGTTKSQLHKARMKLRQMLTASAEQSPSA; encoded by the coding sequence ATGGACGGCACGATGTGCTCGGAAGCAGCACAGGGAATTTTAGATTGGCAACTGGTGCGAGCCTCGGCGGCGGGTGATGAACAGGCCTTCGAGCAGCTTTACCGCCGGTACAGCCGACGTGTCTACTCCCTCTGCCTGCGAATCTTAGGAAATCCCGCTGATGCGGAGGATGTGACTCAGGAGGTCTTCCTTCAGCTTTTCCGCAAACTGGGAACGTTTCGGGGGGATGCGGCCTTCACGACCTGGCTTCATCGGATGACGGTCAATGCTGCGCTCATGCACTTGCGAAAGAGCGTCGTGCGCCACGAAGAGGCGCAGGCCGATGAGCAGATTCGCGGACTGACTGATGCCCGCGCCCACGAACGAGGCGCACTCCCGCTCATTGATCGCATCGCGCTGGAGCGGGCCATTCAGCAATTGCCGCCGGGGTATCGAACCGTCTTTGTGCTCCATGATGTGGAAGGATACGAGCACGAGGAGATCGCGCGGATGCTCGGCATCAGCGTGGGAACGACCAAATCCCAGCTTCACAAAGCCCGCATGAAACTGCGTCAAATGCTCACGGCGAGCGCCGAACAATCCCCTTCCGCCTAA